The Alnus glutinosa chromosome 3, dhAlnGlut1.1, whole genome shotgun sequence nucleotide sequence CCACCCGAATCACCATTCGAATAAGAAACATCAAATTTCAACATACCTTACCAACGTGCAATTTACAATCTTGTCGAAAAGGCTCCgcaataattaaaattttcggCTTTAAAACTTTTATCATAGCACATAATCGTGTCTTCGAGGAACCGAGTCCTCGACAATTCCAAAACAGCAGGTTGTCTAACATTGATCAATCCGTTCAGGCTTGCTAGGAGCCTGTGAGGAACTGCGTAGCTTCATACTAGATCGCATCTTTGGTTTCAAAATTTCTGTATCCAAGacaccatctttttctttcGCAAAATGCGGTATCACACCTACTCCCTCTGAATCCGAAACAGACCCTGAACTCCTCATCACAGGTTTGGCTACTTTTTCGACTCTCCTCCCCCCAAGATTTTCCTTGGCCAACTCCTCAACATTATCATCTAGATTCTCCAATATAACACCATCCAGAGAGCCATTTATAGATATAGGATCGCACTCCTTTTCACCATTCAGTAGGCCAGCCCCTCTAGAATTGCCAGAATCCCCACCAATCTCCATAGATTTCATTGTACAATCCATGTTAGTATTAACCTCCAGAGTAGCTCCCGCTATGATCAATTCAGGACCCCTCATCTCAGTTGAACCTTTAACATTTATTTCCATTGACTCCAATTGATCCTTGGACAGCCCTTCGTCACTTCTAGCTAGCCCTTCATCCCCGCAATACATTCCAATTTTTTCACTCTCCATGACAAAAACTTCCTTATTCACCCCAGAATTTTTAGCCTCAAGAGTATTTTCCTTGACAGCCAAATCATCTCCCACAGGTTCTCCTGAAACAGAGGACCGATTTCCCCCCAAGACGACCATCTTCTCTGGTGCTATGAGTTTTTGCGGCTTCCATACAAGACCCGATTCCTTCTTTTTCCCTATGTCCTTCACCAACAGCTTACAAGTGCCAATATTATGCCCTTGTGTACTACATTTGGTGCAAAAGGCCGGAAGGgtttcataaataatttccTGACGCACACTGGAAAGCTGGCAAGGCATCCCAATCCACACATGTTGCACTGGTGGTTGGGAGATATCCTTTAGAACACAGCCCCTAGCCCCATCCGTGCGAGTCGCACATTTTGTTGCATTGTCTCTCCGAAGGAGAATTCCCACTAGAGCAGTAATATTTCGTAGGTATGACTCTTGATAGAAGTTCGGAGCAAGCCCCGGTAAGTTAATCCAAACCGGTGCCATCACAGGTTCCACCTCTTCTGAGAAGTCCATCGTTCACTGAAAATTGCGGTAATTGACCCCATCAATCTCGCTGCTTTCACGGGACATAGCCTTGATATAATTTTCCTCCAAAGAAAATCGAACGAACACGTTTCTGGGCTTCCGCATCGCTGAGACTACTGGCTAAGAGACTAGGCCCCAACGCCCATTAATGAACGTACGGATCCGATCGAGTGAGGGCCTTTGCTTCAGAAACTTCATCACCATAGCAGACTGAAACGGGGCCCCTGATCTCTCAATTTCGTCCCTGGAAAACTGTACGCAAACTTCCCCATCCACAACCTGGGGAGGTCGAAACGGAACCACAACCTCAGGGATGGGCTGAGGTGGTATCGACACCAACTCCGCAAAAGACCGAGTCCTCCCCGCCACCATCGGAGGGCCCTTAAAGCCCCCGGCGGCCACCATTGTGGCCTTGAGAACCCTAGCGCAAGAACAGATCGCAAAAATATTataccaaagtgttatctgttaaaatcccataGACCTTGGAAGAAGGAGGATTTTAGaaagggctttattgagaaaaactcttcagataaatatcttccaccccataggaggcatatatctcaaaaaggtaaggactttgttatttgtgaaaatgctaatcttaaatttgcagaacCCTTCAAGAAACATTTCAGCAAATGAAGTCAACCTACCTGctttcattgtggtgtctctggacacatcaggccataCTATCCTCAAATTCGACATCCGCaacctcggatcaggaaaacagagcaaaagacaggtaagtctagctctaaaccttccaaacctcatcatgcttttcggcaacaatggcattatcctcaaaagggttctccctcatgccgtcaatgtggtaagtatggccacaccaaaGCCAAATGCTTTagaatgaagcctcacaagcccaagaagaatcagaccaatgaagggcttgtcaacatgatgaagagtgtcctagtcagactgatcaatttggacatggctcacacccctgcctcacaggtaaagaaggtatgggcaaggaaggatgagaccattcaccccttgagggggagtggactcacctagtggggaggtctcccatgcctaggattttggttcctaaatcctagtgcatgtcaggtatgtttgcattgcatctttataTAATCTTATCTCATGAATgctttgcatgttgttgtggAATCAtctattctatccccatattttctcttgttatcttgagaaacatctgcagattttttttttgggatgacagttaaagcacgtcggacATCTGCtcttctgtcttggtatttctaaacctctctccttgaggacaggtttgattttacctaacatgctgggactagatgttatttccttttccataagcatgtccttgtttttttttttttttcctattttattgttttcaaccaaaaaaaaaaaaaaattgggggagaagatgcagaattttatttttttatatatagcttttcagatattgtatgggtttttgcctgatatcttagttcattgtgcattaattgagtatgcttatatatgattgagagtttatgtctgatatcggcgaagttttcatgtgcatcttaattctagatagttgcttttcttatgcgatgaaaaattgtgcactatccaaagctcccctaagatatttcttttctctcctctgacttttagattctggaaattttaaatgagagagatttttttgctaagatggtcaaattgaccaacaccctagttgaacctaggacccataaattctagcattctttctaggttgcagcaccaagtgataaaaagtattcaaaactaaatatatgtggataaataaaaagatccactgcttatgctaaatctgttcttgatcttgtccctaaagaaacagtcaatgatCAAATTATTGCGGAAAtcgacggtcactaaaggacgaagtaaaagaaaagtgttgcagcttagggggagtgtatcagatgagggtggctaagccctagtaaaataaggtttgacttttgactgatctaacatttattttctctcttatttagaaaattcggttgctttaagtcatatcagtaaacttcataccttattgagaaagctttcacacacacatgcattgcatgagttaagtttactattgaaaattttttatctgtagggaaatttttgtgcttattgacttttaactctcaattatatcttggtatatttttgaaatgctatttgactgttttatcagttatttatacatgaatGTTCTAAAGCTAaagttaggaaatttttttctgcatatttacctctgtttttcagcttctagtgtgaagcgttcgaACAGACATGCTCTAGCGTTCGGATGTGCTcagctctgtcgatctcttatctgacagcatgcggttcggacgagtatgtaccacgtccggacgcgagctttttgctttctctgtgGTAGCGCGCCAAGcagctacgtggattttaaatttataagtttaccactcgtaatagtacgtatcgactgtactatagtaaggctgatcgaaccacagagattattggttgttttgcgtaacgggatatcTAAAGAgacgtatctaacttaacttaaagataaaaataaaagcaagagttgtagaattgaagctacaacaataaagtgaaggaatgaaagcggaaattgaaaacaaactaagagaaaacttaaggtgttgatcttatccaatcctcaaccaatgaaatgcttaaagtccatatggatcttcctaacatgcttgatatgagcgcgtaatgggcgtcaaccattatgacgacctcgacacgaaaatactttcgtttagacgtagttataaagcacctagttttacattaatctactccacgtaaagattacactataattgaaaaaaatttattctaccaaaggtgtggagtgactaatgctccctagcttactactctaaaacacatcccaaaaagcatacaagatatacgaaaaccctaactaggccacaatgataaggtatctagtttcacaccgatctattccatgtaaagattgaactacaatggaaagacattctatactaccaaaggtatgaaatgatcggtgttccctagcataccctataaagtgactctaataggtagtcaaacatcaagtcatatagaaccattgcaaaagacatcattcttatttctaagaatgttggttttactcaagaaatctaagaaaactcatagacaagtttaactctttttcatgaataaatagattggaatcttgataccaaaaccttttagcatgggttttgatatcctttagcccttaacaatcatcaaacatctaaagaaaatcctaagaacctcaagaacactacataggttttggataggattaggatcaaaccctaagacagaatttagctagacatgaattgaatctaatctaagcatgaatttaaaggaaaacagtaaagaaacaagaaggaaatgaattaaaaacaactatattaaactaaggaaattcggattacaaaaagggagaaaaacctaagctagaacatgaagaacaaagaggaaaaagaagaagaaattgctctttggaattaagcccagaaaacgtgcatcaaagtaaactaaaacatgagaaattaaagtgatacacctgagaaaatccgaacaaaccccaaaagatgcatgtttaaacctaaatccctaatctcatatatatagagaattggatttacaaaagaccatcaagagttaattctagcatCACAAACAGAGCTGATCGGCGTCcatttttgtctacaaaatccaacttatgatttgaattgcataaagaatgcaaagatctggaaatatctgattttctggaagacggagaattcgatcgatcgacttttatttcgatcgatctaactttcgatcgatccaatattatgttgatcgatcgaactgcCTTAGCCAATTCTTCAACTTGCAGGAACAATcccgaactctggaaatgactaaagtactcttgatgtattttcaggtctaattcaagtgttttgaattagatttcaactaagacctgaaaataagacataaaacaaaactacaacaaaacgttataaatacaatacgaactaggtctaacaaatgcaatttaaggggtcttgaatcgaataattcaagacttatcactctgccaaacacacacactactttttgcttgttctatcatgttgtgttgtgtgttttctctcatACTGAttccgagattttggcattctttgcacagcttttctcattcccaggtatttctttattcttttaagctttggttctttttagaatattgaaatcttta carries:
- the LOC133863209 gene encoding uncharacterized protein LOC133863209, with amino-acid sequence MDFSEEVEPVMAPVWINLPGLAPNFYQESYLRNITALVGILLRRDNATKCATRTDGARGCVLKDISQPPVQHVWIGMPCQLSSVRQEIIYETLPAFCTKCSTQGHNIGTCKLLVKDIGKKKESGLVWKPQKLIAPEKMVVLGGNRSSVSGEPVGDDLAVKENTLEAKNSGVNKEVFVMESEKIGMYCGDEGLARSDEGLSKDQLESMEINVKGSTEMRGPELIIAGATLEVNTNMDCTMKSMEIGGDSGNSRGAGLLNGEKECDPISINGSLDGVILENLDDNVEELAKENLGGRRVEKVAKPVMRSSGSVSDSEGVGVIPHFAKEKDGVLDTEILKPKMRSSMKLRSSSQAPSKPERIDQC